A genomic stretch from Ovis canadensis isolate MfBH-ARS-UI-01 breed Bighorn chromosome 5, ARS-UI_OviCan_v2, whole genome shotgun sequence includes:
- the LOC138440586 gene encoding olfactory receptor 7E24-like produces the protein MDTILCVIYLFSFFQILFVFQRCPRYIQPQNLTQNLTSVSEFFLLGLSDDPELQPLLCVLFLSMYLVTVLGNLLIILAITSDSHLHTPMYFFLSNLSLADIGFVSTTVPKMIVNILTHSRVISYGGCLTQMSSFILFGCMDGMLLSMMSYDRFVAICHPLHYLVIMNPHLCFSLVLVSFFGSLMDSQVHNLIVLQLTCFKDVEISNYFCDPSLLLKLACSDTFTNNIILYFTGAIFAFVLFSGIFFSYYKILSSILRVPSSGGRYKAFSTCGSHLTVVCLYYGTGLGVYLSSAISQSPRKDSLASVMYTVVTPMLNPFIYSLRNRDIKRALCRFLNKAV, from the coding sequence ATGGACACAATACTATGTGttatttacttgttttctttcttccaaatcttgtttgtttttcaaaggtGTCCAAGGTACATACAACCACAGAATCTAACACAGAATCTAACCAGTGTCTCAGAATTCTTCCTCCTGGGCCTGTCAGATGATCCAGAACTGCAGCCTTTGCTCTGTGTCCTGTTTCTGTCCATGTACCTGGTCACCGTGTTGGGGAACCTGCTCATCATCCTGGCCATCACCTCTgactcccacctccacacccccatgtacttcttcctctccaacctcTCCTTGGCTGACATTGGTTTTGTCTCCACCACAGTCCCCAAGATGATTGTGAACATCCTAACTCATAGCAGAGTCATCTCCTATGGGGGCTGCCTGACACAGATgtcttcttttatactttttggaTGTATGGATGGTATGCTTCTGTCTATGATGTCCTATGACAGGTTTGTGGCCATCTGTCACCCACTGCACTACCTGGTCATCATGAACCCACACCTCTGTTTCTCTTTAGTTTTGGTGTCTTTTTTTGGTAGCCTTATGGACTCCCAGGTACACAATTTGATTGTGCTACAACTTACCTGCTTCAAAGATGTAGAAATTTCCAATTACTTCTGTGACCCTTCTCTGCTCCTTAAGCTTGCCTGTTCTGACACTTTCACCAATAATATAATCCTGTATTTTACTGGTGCCATTTTTGCTTTTGTCCTTTTCTCAGGGATCTTTTTCTCTTATTACAAAATTCTTTCCTCCATTTTGAGAGTCCCATCATCAGGTGGGAGGTATAAAGCATTCTCCACCTGTGGCTCTCACCTGACAGTTGTTTGCTTATATTATGGAACAGGCCTTGGTGTGTACCTCAGCTCAGCCATCTCACAGTCTCCCAGGAAGGATTCACTGGCCTCAGTTATGTACACTGTGGTcacccccatgctgaaccccttcatctacaGCCTGAGGAACCGAGACATCAAAAGGGCCTTGTGCAGATTCCTCAACAAAGCAGTCTAA